The DNA window CGTTGCCCCTGCTTCCCGTGCACCAGCAAGAATGTGTTCAACAAGTGTCTGGCTGTTTGCGCCATTTCGCGGACTTGTTGCTATTCCAAGGATCTTCATAGTCAGATAAGTTAAGGTTAGTTTCAAAAAAAACTTTCCGGATTTCTACACATCGCCGGGGTGCCATTAAACACGCAGTCTTTGAACCACCAGGAAACTCACCATACTTCTGAACCGGTTATTCAGCTGAGTCGGTCATGGATATTTGAATTCCTGTTGCACTTCAGATCAGTCAGGTATCAATTGCTGTGTTGTATTACTCAAGGTATGTCCCCATCTCATAGAATAAGAAGTGCGGCGTCTTCATCATCCACTCCTGCCTATAAACAGAAGATTGGGACAGCCGCACATTGATACTCGAACTGGAGTAAGCCTATAATGAACGCCTGGTTAAGCGAGGTGAGTTTTATCTCTCCTTTGACTTCATCAGATGCTGGGATCGAGATCTCGCTGCATTGATTAGAGGAAAACCGGGTCGTCCCTTTCAGTATCCTTCCCTGTTTATCGAGTGGATGGCCTGTATCCATATCTTTGATGCTCTATCGTCAGATGGAAGGATTCACCCGTCATCTTTTGGCCTTCCTTCCTGCACTATATGATTCAGATTACTCGACGCTCTTTCGACGTACTCAACGCATGGATATTACCATTCCAGTGAATACTGCGATGCTCTCCAGGGATCTCGTTGTGGTTGTAGACTATATCGGTCTGAAAATAACCAATCGCGGAGAATGGATGCTTGAGAAGTGGAAAGTCTGCCGCGGTTGGATCAGGGTTCATGCCAGGATCGATGCCGAGACCAACCAGGCAGAGGGGTGGTAAGTGACATGGAACATCTCAATCCCTGCACATAATGCCCGCAGCATGGACCCCACCTCGGTCCACAAGTTCAAAAATAAAATGTACATCTGGTGAACAAAAAAGTCGATCACATGTGCATTTGACGAAGGGAGATCTTTCTTCTGGGTCGGCGGCGAGAGGTTCGTAAAACTTCCTGATTCGAGAGACCCCAGGAAGGTTAGGGGTTGTTTGTGTCAATAGGCCCGTAAAACATCTGCAACAATTCAGCGCCTTCGCTTGAACAACAAGGCCAAAAATGCGAGGAGAGCCAACCCAAAAAACAGCAGGGGAAGCCACGCCGGGGAACTCGTACCAAACAACATGTACCTCGATCTGCGATCTCATAGAAGAAATAACGAGCGGTATATCCACTCCCTGCTGGGGATCATCAACCACACGGCCTGATCAAAGGGATCCCTTCAAATTATTTGGTGGAGCCCCATGAACCAACGGGCATTGGATCTTCAGAGGGTGTTCTTCGCAACCCCCACCTCGGTCCTGTGGATCCGTCCTTTCGGCCCCTGCTTCCAGGTCGACAACCCCATGTGCGGCTTCCTCGCATCAGCCCGGAGGGAGATCGTTTCAGCCGGCGTATGCCCGTGGATCGTCCGGTGCATCCTGTTCTGCACCGTCCTGAAGAATTCAAGTGTCATCGGGTCCTTCGGATCATAGTCGACGCTCGTCGCAGAGATATCAGCAATCTTCTGGTAGAACCGCCGCTCCGACGCCCGGATGTCACGGATCCGCTTCAGAAGTTCATCGAAGTAGTCCCTCGCCTCCTTCAGGCGCTCATCATCAAGGACAAAACCCTTCACCACATATTCCCGCAGGTGCTTCGTCGCCCACTGCCGAAATGGAGTCCCCCTGTGCGACCGCACCCGGTAGCCCACGGCGAGGATCACAGCGAGGGTGGAGAAGTCGACCAGACACTCGACCTGGCGATCCCCTTCCGATTGAACTATTCGGAATTTCCGAATAGTTGCCTGGGGGTCGAGTTCTCGCTCTTCATAGATGTTCTTGATATGTTCGTCGATCATCCTGATCGATTTCTGATACACCTCGGCGATCAACCGCTGCGTCAGCCAGACCGTCCCCTCGAAGAGGCTGACCTGGACACGGGTCTCACCTCCTTCGGTCTGGTAGAGAAGAGACCCAGACACCCCTCCGACCGGCTCCCCCCTCTCCTCGCTCACGTCACACTACGTTCCCGAGCGCCTTTCTGATACCCAGCGAACGGTATCCTGATGACTGAGAGGGTCGACACGCTCCGGACGAGGCGTTTCCTGACGATCCCGGCGTTCGTGCGATCGGCCCTGCTGAGCCAGCGTCTTCATGATGCAGACTATCTCCTGCCGGGATATAAATCCCGATCAGATGATGCCGGGCGTATCCTTTCAGGTGGACGCGACCCATTTTTGATTAGAGGGTGCCGGCCGGTCGACCGATCAGATGTTCGGTGTCACTGCCGGCATTGTGGAGGGAGACGTCGCCGTTGTTGTCGACGAGATACAGCCGGCTCTATCGGGAGGGTGTAGAGTACGAGGCTGAATAGAAACAAGGACTATCGCTTACTTCTCACCTTTCTCGATATTGTACCGCCCCTCCATGTCCGATTTAACGCAGATGCCATACCTTCCGGTGAGCGTCGCGTTCACGAAACTCTTCTCAATCACCTCAACTGCCGGCAGCACATCACGCATCGCTTCCGGCAGCGATCGCGTCAGGTAGGTCGTCACCGCCATCGGCTTCGTCATATCCCGGAGGGCATACTCGGCGATCACCCGGTTCGTCTCCCGGCATAGAAGGATCCCGCTGCACGGCTGGTCGACAGCTGGATCACGGAGGCGGTCGTCGACCACCAAGAGGTAGAAGTTCGGTTTGCCCGAGTACTTCGGCCTGAAGGCGCCGACCTTCAGCTCGATGATCACATAGCTGTGGAGCCGGGCCTGGTAGAAGAGCAGGTCGAGGTAGTACTCCTGCCCCCCGACTTCGAGCCGGTACTCGCTGCCGAGGAAGGCGAAGCCCGTGCCGAGCTCTAGAAGGAGGTCGCCGAGGTTGACGAGGAGCGACTGGTGGACCTCCAGTTCGGAGGCCTCGGGACCGAGGGAGAGAAAGTCGAAGATGCACGGGTCCTTGATCGTCTGCCGGGTTGAATCTGATAGAGATATTCAAAAAAGCCGGAGTCACCACTATTCAGATCGATAATGTTGCAACTCTTACGAAAGTGAGTTCAAAAACGGGAGAATTGAAGGAGTTCCCCATTTTTTTTGATGATCGCACACAAGGCAGTATAACTGAAATTTTATAAAATATATTTCTTCGATTCTGAATCGAACTCCCTTTTGTATATCGGTAGGCCATGAGATTTTTCACTAAAATTTTTTAAAGTTACTAACAGTAAGCATAATTAATTCAGGCAGCCCCTAATATTACTGATCCGTATGCCCAAACTGTTTCCAGGGTACAAAGACGAAATCAAGAAAAAGATCGCAAACGAGGCATTCGCGATATTCCTTGAGAAAGGTTTTGAAAAGACTATGATGGACGATATAGCTGCTCGGCTTGGGGTGACAAAGCCGGCACTCTACCGTTACTACAAAAACAAGGAGGAACTTTTCATCGCTTCAATGGGCGATACGATGTTGGGAGGATACAGGATGATATTTGCCACTTCCTTTGCATCGGACGACCCGATTACCGGCGCCGGAAATTTTTTCGATGCCCTTCTTGTGATCAGCAGTAAATATTCAGTTATCAGGAAGGATTTGGAATATATTATTTCCCGGAATCCATCCCTCCATCAAGAAATCGCGGGAATGTATGGGGAAAGCCTTGTGGTTATGCGGGATGTTTTCCAAGAGCATAAACGAAAGGGAAAGATCCATACCACCATGGAAGAAACAGATCTTGCTTTTCTCTGCGGCGTTGTTGCGCAGGGTCTGATTAATAATGTGGACATGGGACTGGACCCTGCTGAAGCAAAACGATTGTGGCTTCTCTGTTTTACAAAACTTTCGGACGCCGGTTAAGAAAGGAAAAGAAAAAGAAGATTTCCGGGGCATAAATCAATTTTTTGTGAGAACCCTTTTTTTGCTCTATTACTGCTAAATTTTCTTTTACAGTTCGAGTGAATTTCCGCCTAAATTTTCGGAATGACTGAGAATCTCATGTTTCAGAGCCCGAAGTAAAACAGCCAATAATAGTCCATTTACTGCCATCGTTTACGGCCCGATATTTCTATCAAATTTGCTACTTCAATTTATTTTAGTTACTTTAAGTAACTTTAAATATTTCAGAGTAACAACAATTTAAGAAGCTCATGAAAGATTTTGCCATGTATCATATCTGCTATTCACAAAAATCAAAATCAAAATCGGCACTTTTAGCCGAACTCAGGCCGCGAGGCGATCTCGTGGTCGATGTGCGCCGTCACCTTGGCCTGGAAACAGGGGGGGCGTCTGGTAAATATGGAGGTAAACACAACTATGAAAAATAACCCAATTTTAGCAGTTGAAGCTCACGGCTTGGTAAAGACTTTTGGTGATAACAGGGCTGTTGATGGAGTGAGTCTGAGTATCCCGACAGGTAGTATCTGCGCTGTACTGGGGCCGAACGGTGCAGGAAAAACTACTACAATAAACATGCTTGCCACGTTGTCAAAACCGGATGCGGGGAAAGTAAAAATATTTGGTTATGATGTTGTGCGTGAAACTCATATTGTGCGTCAACTGATCGGGTTGACAGGGCAATTCGCCTCTATCGACGAGGATCTAACTGCCATGGAAAATCTCATGATTTTCGGTAGATTGTATGGATATTCTCGCAAAGAATCTAAGCGCAAAGCGAATGAACTCCTGGAAGAGTTTGGGCTTAGCGATGTGGCGAGCCGGGCATTGTCAAAGTTTTCCGGCGGTATGCGGCGCAGACTTGACCTCGCGGTAAGTCTGATCTCCCAGCCGCCGCTGATCTTCCTTGACGAGCCGACAACAGGGCTTGATCCAACGACTCGGACGCAGATGTGGCAGACAATACGCAATCTTGTAAAAGGCGGCTCGACGGTACTGCTGACGACACAATATCTTGATGAAGCCGATCAACTTGCCGACAACATTGTTGTAATCGACAAGGGACGAGTCGTTGCGAACGATACACCCGACGGATTGAAACGCTCCGTGGGAAGCAGTTCGTTGCACTTGACCGTCAAAGACGCAGATAACGCCGCCAACGCGGCGCAGATCATCGAGCGCATACTCGATGCGAAGGTCCATCTTGCGAAAGCAACTGAGTTGATCGCACCGATCGACAACATCGACAAACTGACCGATGTGTTAACGACGCTGAAAGATGCCGGAATAGCGTTGTCCGGGGTAAACATCCTGCAACCTACACTTGATGAGGTGTTCATGGCGCTGACAGGTGAGGGTTCCAAAGATAAAATGGAGGAAAATTAAAATGACTAATATAACCATCATACCCGCCGCCGAGCGCAAACTGAAAAATCGAATCGGTGTTGGCACCACAATCAGAAACACCTGCACGCTCGCGTATCGGTCGCTCTTAAAAATGTTCAAAAATCCCGAAATATTTGTGGATTTCGTAGTTTTACCGGTTATGTTCACGTTGCTTTTCGCCTTTTTATTCGGGGGAGCGATTTCGGGCAACATCCTGAACTATCTGCCGATTGTTATCCCCGGCGTTTTGCTGATGACATCTTTCACCAATTGTACCACCGCGGGTACTAAACTGCGCGAGGATGTGGACAAAGGCACAACAACCCGTTTTAAATCCATGCCGATTGCGCGAATTGCTCCGTTAGCAGGGAGTTTGACTGCCGACCTTGTACGATACGTAATGGGGGGGACGACCGTTTTCGTTATGGGATATATTCTCGGTTACAGACCCGAAGCAGGCATTCCAGCGGTCATTTTCAGCATACTTTTCATGATGCTCGTTGCCTGGTGTCTGAGCTGGGTGTTTGCGTTCATCAGTATGTGCACAAAGACAATTTCGACCGCGTCTGCGATTGGTGTAATAGTAATGTTCCCGTTAGTATTCCTGTCGAACGCTTTTGTTCCGGCCGAAACGATGTCGAGCTGGCTGCAATATTTTGTCCTGCATATAAACCCACTCTCCCACGTCATAATGGTGGTGCGGCAGATGTTGACTTATGGCACGATAGGCGCGGATTTTTGGTCCGCATTATTCGGCACTATGGTGATACTCGTCGTATTCATTCCGCTGACAGTTTATGCGTATGAGCGCAAGGCGTAATCCTTGCGTAGTTTATAAACTGTTTTACATTTGGCTCTCCTGACGTCTTAGTACATCGGGAACCCCCCGGAAACCCCTTTGAAAATGCATGAAAAGATTGAATGCAGATTCCTGGTCTGCTTATTTGGGAAGTAACCAAAAGAGATTTCAGGAACGTTAAACCCGAGAGACGAGTGCTGGCAAAGCCGATTTTTTGCGGATGATGTGATACGGTCTACCACAAAAACAAAGGACAAAGTTGCCGGCGAATAAAAAAAGAAATACGTTCCAAAACCCAGTGACATTCTCGCGTGGGCAAAGAAGTGTGAGTGAATGCCAGAACCCCGGCATTCAGCAGGGGGGTGATCCCTACCGGCTCCAGGGACGAAATTTCTGAACTCTCGAATTTGCACTTGTTTTAGCGCGATTAAAAGAATGCCAGGAATAATAGTGAAAGAAATTATAAACCGTGATCCCCTTCACTAACCTTGTTTTTAGGTTTTTTGCCCATTTTGTCGTTTTTATAAAAACGCCGTCGAAAAAACGAGCCCCGTATTCGCGTTCCAATGGCGTTTTCAGGTCATGATGGGGAAAAGTGCTAAAATCAACGCCAAAGAAAAGGCTCCGGTGGCCTTTTGGCGATGCGGTTATCTGCAGTATTTTGGCAAATAGGGTTTATTTTGGGCTTATTTTTTAGGGGATGGAAAAATCTCGATTTTACGGGGTTTTCCGGATGAGAGGAAAGGAAATGAAGCCCGAAATGGGGTTATTTTACCAACAGTTCATTCATCGGATGATCAGGAGGAGAATTAATAATCAAAGTAATTGGTCCCATTCATTTTGAGAGGATATCCTCTTTAAAATTTTAAAAAAATCTGCGCCAGAGAGCCCATCACTTCTTCCGGGCCTTCCCGGATAACGATCCCTTCTTCGGTCCCTCACCGCTCAAGGCCTTCCTTCACTGCCCGTCCCCCTCCTCCGGAAGGTACTTCCCGCCCCACTCAATCATCGCCTCGATAATCGGAAGGAGCGTCCTTCCCCGATCAGTCAGCGAGTATTCGACCCCGGGGTGGAACTTCCGCGTAGACCTACCGTAAGATTATACCGTGCCCCTCGAGACCCCTGAGGTGCTTAGTGATGGTCTTGGAATTCACCTGGCACATCCGGTTCTGGAGTTCCGTGAACCGGAGCAGTCCGGAACGGAGGTGCCAGATAATGACCAGATTTCCCTTGTTCCCGATGATTTCGACAGCGCTGTCGATGCTGCATTTGGGAGTATTTTAACATTTCATAAGATTTACTGCAATACTTTATATTTGGAAACAATGTTACAAAAAGCCTTCTGGTGGATATATTGCCCGTTAGGCAAAAACACTAAGAACAGGAAAAATTCCATGACGATAACAGTTGATCCAGAAACCTGCACCCGGTGCGGAATATGTTCCGATGTCTGCTTGAGGCAGATCATCGTGCCGGCAGAAAATGGAGAACTCCCTCACTTGGAGGAAGGAAAATCCACGATGTGCATATCCTGCGGGCAGTGCGAAGTCTACTGCCCGACGGGTGCGATAACGCAGGATTTCGCGACCTCCGGAGGCAGAACCAGAACAGACCTGACTGCCTCCGAAAAGATCCTCTCAGTACCCCTTGGCACATTCATCCGAAACCGGCGTTCGATCCGAACCTGTCCCGGTGGAAACCATAGAAGCCATCCTTGATATCGCCAGGTATGCGCCCAGCGCGATGAATAGTCAGCCGGTCGGGTGGATTGTCATCGGTGATCCAGAAGATGTCCAGAAGGTCGCCGGCCTGACGGTGGACTGTATGCGTGAACTCATGAATACCGACCATCCCCTGAGTGCCTATGCACCCCGGTTCGTCGCGGGCTGGGATGCTGGTACCGATGTAATTTGCCACAGAGCCCCACACCTGCTGGTAGCCCACGTCCCGGCGGACAACCCCCAGGCGTCCAACGATGCCATCATCGCGCTCACACACGTCGACATCGCGGCGCCTGCATTCGGTCTCGGGACCTGCTGGGCGGGTGTCGTCGCGATGGCGTCCTTTTCCTACAAGCCGCTTCAGGACTTCCTCTCTATTCCGAAAGAACGGGTGCCCGCGTACGCGATGATGCTGGGATATCCGAAGTACAAACCTCACCAGATTCCAGGGAGAAAACCTTTACAGGTCACGTGGAAATCAACCCCTGGAGGAAACAAGAAATGACAAAAGTAGTTGCATTCAACGGGAGTCCCAGGAAAGACGGGAACACCTCCATTCTCATTGGGCATATCTTTGATGAGCTGGAGAAAGAGGGGATCGAGACGGAACTTGTGCAGATCGGGGTCGAAGCCTTCCGGGGATGCATGGCCTGCATGAAATGTCAAGAGAAGAAGGACGGGCATTGTGTCTTCAACGACGACATCGTCAATAGCTGCATCGACAAGATGGTGGAGGCTGATGGGATCATTCTCGGTTCGCCCGTGTACCTCGCGGATGTCACCGCCGGCATGAAGGGCCTCATTGAACGGGCGGCCTTTGTATCGGCTGCAAACGGTAGAACTCTCTTCCAGCACAAAGCCGGAGCGGTGGTTGTGGCCGTCCGGAGAGCCGGAGCGATGAGGACACTGGATACCATGCTCCACTTCCTCCTCGCAACGGGGATGATTGTGTCGGATTTCGGTGTCATAGGAGTCGGGCTGAACCCCGGCGATGTGGACAAGGACCCGGAAGGAATCGCTAGTGCGGAAAGGGCCGGAAAAAATATGGCCTGGCTCCTCAAAACGATGAAGAAAGGAACATGCTGAACAGACGGCACATTCAAGTAGATGTACACTCACTCCCTTACAGCTTCGAAAGCACATTGTACAAAAAAACTAGAGATAATCATGACAAACGTTATCGCAATCAACGGAAGCCCGCGAAAGAAATGGAATACGGCAACGATGCTTGAACACGCCCTGAAAGGGGCGGAATCGGTGGGCGCAGAGACCGAACTGGTCCACTTGTACGATCTGGACTACACGGGGTGCACCAGCTGTTTTGCCTGCAAAACGCTGGGCGGGAAGAGTTACGGACGGTGTGCGGTAAAAGATGGTCTCAAACCCCTGCTTGAAAAAATCGAAAACAACGCGGACGCGATCATCCTCGGGTCGCCGATCTATCTCGTTTCGGATACCGGGATGATGCGGTCCTTTCTGGAACGGCTGATATTCCCCTATCTCACGTACACCCCCGAGCATGGCACCCTGTTCCCCCGGAAGATCCCGACGGGGTTCATCTATACCATGAATGTCTCTGAAGAACAGGCAAAAGAGTACGGGTTTCCCCTCCACTTCGCCATGAACAGCAATTTCCTTGACATGGTCTTTGGCCATTCGGAGTATCTCTGTGCGTACGACACGTACCAGTTCAAGGACTATTCAAAGGTGTTCTGCACGTTGTTCGATGAAAAGAAAAAAGCAGAGCACAAAAAGACCGTATTCCCGCAGGACTGCAAAAAGGCCTACGAACTCGGGGCACGGCTGGGGAAGGAATAAGTTCTCTCATAATTTTAGCAATTAACAATGAGTTCTTAAAAGATATACACTCACACAAACGATATTTTTTTGGCTCCTCATGAGGCATTTAAAAAAAATGATAGTGATGAACAATGACTCAGATCGAAATAAAGCTCCAAAATCAAGATTTTTATCTGTCTAATCCCTTTGAATTAAAATTAGATGATGACTGGGATCGAGGTTCGCTAGGAAAAAAGGCGAGAAAAAAGGGAGTGTATATTATTTTTTCAACTTCCAACCCAATGCAT is part of the Methanosphaerula palustris E1-9c genome and encodes:
- a CDS encoding nitroreductase family protein; amino-acid sequence: METIEAILDIARYAPSAMNSQPVGWIVIGDPEDVQKVAGLTVDCMRELMNTDHPLSAYAPRFVAGWDAGTDVICHRAPHLLVAHVPADNPQASNDAIIALTHVDIAAPAFGLGTCWAGVVAMASFSYKPLQDFLSIPKERVPAYAMMLGYPKYKPHQIPGRKPLQVTWKSTPGGNKK
- a CDS encoding 4Fe-4S dicluster domain-containing protein; translation: MTITVDPETCTRCGICSDVCLRQIIVPAENGELPHLEEGKSTMCISCGQCEVYCPTGAITQDFATSGGRTRTDLTASEKILSVPLGTFIRNRRSIRTCPGGNHRSHP
- a CDS encoding ATP-binding cassette domain-containing protein — protein: MKNNPILAVEAHGLVKTFGDNRAVDGVSLSIPTGSICAVLGPNGAGKTTTINMLATLSKPDAGKVKIFGYDVVRETHIVRQLIGLTGQFASIDEDLTAMENLMIFGRLYGYSRKESKRKANELLEEFGLSDVASRALSKFSGGMRRRLDLAVSLISQPPLIFLDEPTTGLDPTTRTQMWQTIRNLVKGGSTVLLTTQYLDEADQLADNIVVIDKGRVVANDTPDGLKRSVGSSSLHLTVKDADNAANAAQIIERILDAKVHLAKATELIAPIDNIDKLTDVLTTLKDAGIALSGVNILQPTLDEVFMALTGEGSKDKMEEN
- a CDS encoding winged helix-turn-helix transcriptional regulator produces the protein MTDRGRTLLPIIEAMIEWGGKYLPEEGDGQ
- a CDS encoding winged helix-turn-helix transcriptional regulator, whose product is MDSAVEIIGNKGNLVIIWHLRSGLLRFTELQNRMCQVNSKTITKHLRGLEGHGIILR
- the rhuM gene encoding RhuM family protein; this translates as MSGSLLYQTEGGETRVQVSLFEGTVWLTQRLIAEVYQKSIRMIDEHIKNIYEERELDPQATIRKFRIVQSEGDRQVECLVDFSTLAVILAVGYRVRSHRGTPFRQWATKHLREYVVKGFVLDDERLKEARDYFDELLKRIRDIRASERRFYQKIADISATSVDYDPKDPMTLEFFRTVQNRMHRTIHGHTPAETISLRADARKPHMGLSTWKQGPKGRIHRTEVGVAKNTL
- a CDS encoding ABC transporter permease yields the protein MTNITIIPAAERKLKNRIGVGTTIRNTCTLAYRSLLKMFKNPEIFVDFVVLPVMFTLLFAFLFGGAISGNILNYLPIVIPGVLLMTSFTNCTTAGTKLREDVDKGTTTRFKSMPIARIAPLAGSLTADLVRYVMGGTTVFVMGYILGYRPEAGIPAVIFSILFMMLVAWCLSWVFAFISMCTKTISTASAIGVIVMFPLVFLSNAFVPAETMSSWLQYFVLHINPLSHVIMVVRQMLTYGTIGADFWSALFGTMVILVVFIPLTVYAYERKA
- a CDS encoding TetR/AcrR family transcriptional regulator, with translation MPKLFPGYKDEIKKKIANEAFAIFLEKGFEKTMMDDIAARLGVTKPALYRYYKNKEELFIASMGDTMLGGYRMIFATSFASDDPITGAGNFFDALLVISSKYSVIRKDLEYIISRNPSLHQEIAGMYGESLVVMRDVFQEHKRKGKIHTTMEETDLAFLCGVVAQGLINNVDMGLDPAEAKRLWLLCFTKLSDAG
- a CDS encoding flavodoxin family protein; amino-acid sequence: MTNVIAINGSPRKKWNTATMLEHALKGAESVGAETELVHLYDLDYTGCTSCFACKTLGGKSYGRCAVKDGLKPLLEKIENNADAIILGSPIYLVSDTGMMRSFLERLIFPYLTYTPEHGTLFPRKIPTGFIYTMNVSEEQAKEYGFPLHFAMNSNFLDMVFGHSEYLCAYDTYQFKDYSKVFCTLFDEKKKAEHKKTVFPQDCKKAYELGARLGKE
- a CDS encoding flavodoxin family protein; this encodes MTKVVAFNGSPRKDGNTSILIGHIFDELEKEGIETELVQIGVEAFRGCMACMKCQEKKDGHCVFNDDIVNSCIDKMVEADGIILGSPVYLADVTAGMKGLIERAAFVSAANGRTLFQHKAGAVVVAVRRAGAMRTLDTMLHFLLATGMIVSDFGVIGVGLNPGDVDKDPEGIASAERAGKNMAWLLKTMKKGTC
- a CDS encoding PDDEXK nuclease domain-containing protein yields the protein MSLSDSTRQTIKDPCIFDFLSLGPEASELEVHQSLLVNLGDLLLELGTGFAFLGSEYRLEVGGQEYYLDLLFYQARLHSYVIIELKVGAFRPKYSGKPNFYLLVVDDRLRDPAVDQPCSGILLCRETNRVIAEYALRDMTKPMAVTTYLTRSLPEAMRDVLPAVEVIEKSFVNATLTGRYGICVKSDMEGRYNIEKGEK
- a CDS encoding transposase → MLYRQMEGFTRHLLAFLPALYDSDYSTLFRRTQRMDITIPVNTAMLSRDLVVVVDYIGLKITNRGEWMLEKWKVCRGWIRVHARIDAETNQAEGW